From one Synechocystis sp. PCC 6803 substr. PCC-P genomic stretch:
- a CDS encoding HAMP domain-containing sensor histidine kinase, producing the protein MGSNFPNRKSLQTAGDGFEQSIARLIASMIPVQEIYYWRLGASPETPEIIEIIPTLSMAFQTGHSPWPMAEKCLKFIGDRQGDLQRGKSLLTDLKQHWQEITSASFDSGAVQANTNDDLPYFFLPVFQQNQYVGGICLVWPHSQWRLEQYLFLQEVGNVFTYQYHGESETISPQKSFNGGDRHTSMTINLSHIHHEFRTPLTAIIGFARMLRDELYGKLNPKQHQYVQGTLNSAEHLLSLVNDFLDLSKIDARCEELFYEQVAVEDLCLAVISMVQTKAKEKQLALNLTIDDGVDFCYVDQRRWKQILINLLSNGVKFTPKGSVTLAVKATDKALIFSVIDTGIGIDPEDQRDLFQPFKQISHPPSFAEKGTGLGLALSRRLAQLHGGDIQLTSTPGVGSCFSAILPLKTSVKNYQT; encoded by the coding sequence ATGGGTTCCAATTTCCCCAATAGGAAAAGTTTGCAAACGGCCGGGGATGGGTTTGAGCAATCCATAGCTAGGTTGATTGCGAGCATGATTCCGGTGCAGGAAATTTATTATTGGCGCTTGGGTGCTAGCCCAGAAACACCGGAAATTATCGAAATTATCCCTACCCTCTCCATGGCCTTCCAGACTGGGCACTCTCCATGGCCTATGGCTGAAAAATGTCTCAAATTTATTGGCGATCGCCAAGGAGATTTGCAACGGGGCAAGAGCTTGTTAACTGATTTAAAACAACACTGGCAAGAGATTACGTCGGCTAGTTTTGATTCCGGTGCAGTGCAGGCAAATACCAATGACGATTTACCCTATTTTTTCTTACCTGTTTTTCAGCAGAATCAATATGTGGGTGGTATTTGTTTAGTTTGGCCCCACAGCCAATGGCGTCTTGAGCAATATTTGTTTCTGCAGGAAGTGGGGAACGTATTTACCTACCAATACCATGGTGAGTCTGAAACCATCTCCCCCCAGAAAAGTTTTAATGGAGGTGATCGCCATACCTCCATGACAATTAACCTGAGCCATATTCACCACGAATTTAGGACTCCCCTCACAGCGATTATTGGTTTTGCCAGAATGCTCAGGGATGAACTTTATGGCAAATTAAATCCTAAGCAGCACCAATACGTGCAAGGTACCTTAAATTCGGCTGAACATTTACTCTCCCTGGTGAATGATTTTCTTGATCTGTCAAAAATTGATGCCCGTTGCGAAGAATTATTTTATGAACAGGTAGCAGTGGAAGACCTCTGTCTTGCGGTAATTTCCATGGTGCAAACTAAAGCGAAGGAAAAACAATTAGCCCTAAATTTAACCATTGATGATGGAGTTGACTTTTGCTATGTTGACCAAAGGCGGTGGAAACAAATCTTAATTAACCTCCTTTCTAATGGAGTCAAATTTACTCCTAAGGGGAGTGTGACTCTGGCAGTAAAAGCCACCGATAAAGCATTAATTTTTTCTGTGATTGACACTGGCATTGGCATCGATCCAGAAGACCAGAGAGATTTGTTTCAACCTTTTAAGCAAATTTCCCATCCCCCTAGCTTTGCGGAAAAAGGTACGGGGCTAGGGTTAGCCCTCTCCCGTCGCTTGGCCCAACTCCATGGCGGCGATATTCAATTAACTTCAACTCCTGGGGTTGGTAGCTGTTTTTCAGCCATTCTACCTTTAAAAACATCGGTCAAAAATTATCAAACTTGA
- a CDS encoding DUF2839 domain-containing protein produces MGESKRRKQSLGDRYGQDQRVVEWLPLTKKQAEDFYKWTTKGAWIGIGVMAGLWVTVRFIGPTFGWWTVQ; encoded by the coding sequence ATGGGCGAATCAAAGCGTCGTAAACAATCCCTTGGCGATCGCTATGGCCAGGATCAACGGGTTGTGGAGTGGCTGCCTTTAACCAAAAAACAAGCCGAAGATTTCTATAAATGGACCACCAAAGGAGCTTGGATTGGCATCGGTGTTATGGCAGGCCTGTGGGTTACAGTCAGATTTATTGGCCCCACTTTTGGCTGGTGGACCGTCCAATAA
- a CDS encoding type II toxin-antitoxin system HicA family toxin, with protein MPKKIRELKTMLFQSGFTCKSGKGSHTKWDHPLLDGIVTLSGKDGSDAKFYQEKDVLQAIQIVKQKGGN; from the coding sequence ATGCCTAAGAAAATTAGGGAATTAAAAACGATGCTTTTTCAATCAGGTTTTACCTGTAAATCGGGCAAGGGGAGTCATACAAAATGGGATCATCCCCTACTGGATGGAATAGTCACACTTTCTGGTAAAGATGGCAGTGATGCTAAGTTTTATCAAGAAAAGGATGTTTTACAAGCTATTCAAATTGTTAAACAAAAAGGAGGAAATTGA
- a CDS encoding type II toxin-antitoxin system HicB family antitoxin — MMENVQNHYSLIIQWSDLDNCFVVSLPEWGDFCHTHGDTYEEAFQQGKELLDFLIETTLEEGNILPIPQFFQQSLVTT; from the coding sequence ATGATGGAAAATGTTCAAAACCATTATTCTTTAATTATTCAATGGTCAGATCTTGACAACTGCTTTGTGGTCAGTTTACCTGAATGGGGTGATTTTTGTCACACCCATGGGGATACCTATGAGGAGGCTTTCCAACAAGGGAAGGAGTTGTTGGATTTTTTAATTGAAACTACGCTAGAGGAAGGGAATATTTTGCCTATTCCCCAATTTTTTCAACAATCATTAGTTACGACTTAA
- the metH gene encoding methionine synthase translates to MKSAFLDRIHSPDRPVLVFDGAMGTNLQVQNLTAADFGGAEYEGCNEYLVHTKPEAVATVHRAFYEAGADVVETDTFGGTPLVLAEYDLADQSYYLNKAAAELAKAVAAEFSTPEKPRFVAGSMGPGTKLPTLGHVDYDSLKDAYVVQVRGLYDGGVDLLLVETCQDVLQIKAALNAIEQVFAEKGDRLPLMVSVTMETMGTMLVGTEMAAALAILEPYPIDILGLNCATGPDLMKEHVKYLSEHSPFVVSCIPNAGLPENVGGQAFYRLTPMELQMSLMHFIEDLGVQVIGGCCGTRPDHIKALADIAKDLQPKQRQPHYEPSAASIYSTQTYAQENSFLIIGERLNASGSKKCRDLLNAEDWDSLVSLAKSQVKEGAQILDVNVDYVGRDGVRDMKELASRLVNNVTLPLMLDSTEWQKMEAGLKVAGGKCILNSTNYEDGEERFYKVLEIAKEYGAGIVIGTIDEDGMGRTADKKFEIAKRAYEAAIAFGIPATEIFFDPLALPISTGIEEDRENGKATVDAIRRIRQELPDCHILLGVSNVSFGLNPAARQVLNSIFLHECMQVGMDAAIVSANKILPLAKIDPEQQQVCLDLIYDRREFEGERCTYDPLTKLTTLFEGKTTKRDKSGDANLPVEERLKRHIIDGERLGLEEALNEALKLYAPLDIINIYLLDGMKVVGELFGSGQMQLPFVLQSAQTMKAAVAFLEPHMDKDDSADNAKGTFLIATVKGDVHDIGKNLVDIILSNNGYRVVNLGIKQPVENIIEAYKKHRPDCIAMSGLLVKSTAFMKENLEVFNQEGITVPVILGGAALTPKFVHQDCQNTYKGQVIYGKDAFADLHFMDKLMPAKNSHNWDDFQGFLGEYATENGHNVTTDDGAKTNFGIEEEKLIDASEQSREPEVIDTVRSEAVDPDLERPVPPFWGTKILQSSDISLDEVFPLLDLQALFVGQWQFRKPREQSREEYEQFLAEKVHPILAEWKGKVMAENLLHPTVVYGYFPCQSQGNTLLIYDPELVSQNNGQIPPDATAIAKFEFPRQKSGRRLCIADFFASKESGITDVFPLQAVTVGEIATEYARKLFAGDNYTDYLYFHGMAVQMAEALAEWTHQRIRQELGFGHLDPDNIRDLLQQRYQGSRYSFGYPACPNMQDQYTQLELLQTERIGLYMDESEQVYPEQSTTAIISYHPAAKYFSA, encoded by the coding sequence ATGAAAAGTGCTTTTTTAGACCGTATCCACAGTCCCGATCGCCCGGTATTAGTCTTTGACGGGGCTATGGGTACAAACCTGCAGGTACAGAACCTAACGGCGGCGGATTTTGGTGGGGCGGAATACGAAGGTTGCAATGAATATTTAGTCCATACCAAGCCAGAGGCCGTGGCTACGGTGCATCGTGCTTTTTACGAAGCGGGGGCCGATGTCGTGGAAACGGATACTTTTGGGGGAACGCCCCTGGTGCTGGCGGAGTACGATTTAGCAGACCAAAGTTATTACTTAAATAAAGCAGCGGCGGAGTTGGCCAAGGCGGTAGCAGCGGAATTTTCTACCCCAGAAAAGCCTCGATTCGTGGCCGGCTCCATGGGACCAGGCACCAAGCTACCCACCCTAGGTCATGTGGACTACGATAGTCTCAAGGATGCCTATGTGGTTCAGGTGCGGGGTTTATACGATGGCGGAGTGGATTTATTGCTAGTGGAAACCTGCCAGGATGTGCTGCAAATTAAAGCGGCCTTGAACGCCATTGAACAGGTCTTTGCCGAAAAAGGCGATCGCCTACCGTTGATGGTGTCAGTAACCATGGAAACCATGGGGACCATGCTGGTGGGTACGGAGATGGCGGCGGCCCTGGCCATTTTGGAGCCCTATCCCATCGATATTTTGGGGCTAAACTGCGCCACCGGGCCAGATTTGATGAAGGAACACGTTAAATATCTTTCCGAACATTCCCCCTTTGTGGTGTCCTGTATTCCCAATGCTGGTTTGCCAGAAAACGTTGGCGGTCAAGCTTTTTATCGCCTCACCCCGATGGAACTGCAAATGTCCCTGATGCACTTCATCGAAGACCTGGGAGTACAGGTAATTGGTGGTTGTTGTGGCACTAGACCCGATCACATCAAGGCCCTGGCGGATATTGCCAAGGATCTCCAGCCCAAACAACGCCAACCTCACTACGAACCCAGCGCCGCTTCCATTTATTCCACCCAAACCTACGCCCAAGAAAATTCTTTTTTAATCATTGGCGAACGGCTCAATGCCAGTGGCTCGAAAAAATGTCGAGATCTGCTCAATGCTGAAGATTGGGACAGCCTAGTTTCCCTGGCTAAATCCCAAGTCAAGGAAGGAGCCCAAATCCTTGACGTCAACGTGGATTACGTTGGTCGAGATGGGGTAAGGGACATGAAAGAATTAGCTTCCCGACTAGTCAATAATGTCACCCTGCCGTTGATGTTGGACTCCACCGAATGGCAAAAAATGGAGGCGGGTTTAAAAGTTGCAGGGGGAAAATGTATTCTCAATTCCACCAACTACGAAGACGGGGAAGAACGGTTTTATAAAGTGTTAGAAATTGCCAAAGAATATGGAGCTGGTATTGTCATTGGCACCATCGATGAAGATGGCATGGGACGCACTGCAGATAAAAAATTTGAGATTGCCAAACGGGCCTACGAAGCGGCGATCGCCTTTGGCATTCCGGCCACAGAAATTTTCTTTGATCCTTTAGCTCTGCCTATTTCCACCGGCATTGAAGAAGACAGGGAGAACGGTAAAGCCACCGTGGATGCTATCCGCAGAATTCGCCAGGAATTGCCCGATTGTCATATTTTGTTGGGGGTTTCTAACGTTTCCTTTGGCTTGAATCCCGCCGCTCGCCAGGTACTCAATTCCATCTTTCTCCACGAATGTATGCAGGTGGGCATGGATGCGGCCATTGTCAGTGCCAATAAGATTTTACCCCTGGCAAAAATTGACCCAGAACAACAACAAGTCTGTCTAGATTTAATCTATGACCGCCGGGAATTTGAAGGAGAGCGCTGTACATATGACCCGTTAACCAAACTCACCACTTTATTTGAAGGTAAAACCACCAAACGGGATAAATCCGGTGATGCCAATTTACCGGTGGAAGAAAGATTAAAACGCCACATCATTGATGGGGAAAGATTGGGCTTAGAAGAGGCCCTCAATGAAGCTTTAAAACTTTACGCTCCCTTAGATATCATTAACATCTATTTGTTGGATGGCATGAAAGTGGTGGGGGAACTATTTGGTTCCGGGCAAATGCAGTTGCCCTTTGTGTTGCAGTCGGCCCAAACCATGAAAGCGGCGGTGGCTTTTTTAGAACCCCATATGGATAAGGATGATTCCGCCGACAATGCTAAGGGTACTTTTTTAATTGCCACTGTTAAGGGGGATGTCCATGATATTGGCAAAAACTTAGTGGATATTATCCTTTCCAACAATGGCTATCGAGTGGTCAACCTAGGCATTAAACAGCCAGTGGAAAATATTATCGAAGCCTACAAAAAACACAGGCCCGATTGCATTGCCATGAGTGGTTTGTTGGTCAAATCAACTGCTTTTATGAAGGAAAATTTAGAAGTTTTCAACCAAGAGGGCATTACTGTTCCCGTCATTCTTGGTGGTGCTGCTTTAACGCCTAAATTTGTTCACCAGGACTGCCAAAATACCTACAAAGGCCAAGTAATTTACGGCAAAGATGCGTTCGCCGATTTACATTTCATGGATAAGCTAATGCCCGCTAAAAATAGCCACAATTGGGATGATTTCCAGGGCTTTTTAGGGGAATATGCAACGGAAAATGGCCATAATGTGACCACTGATGATGGTGCTAAAACTAATTTTGGCATTGAAGAAGAAAAATTAATTGACGCTAGTGAGCAGTCTAGGGAGCCGGAGGTAATTGATACTGTTCGTTCTGAAGCGGTGGACCCTGATCTAGAAAGACCTGTGCCACCTTTTTGGGGCACTAAAATTTTGCAATCCAGTGATATTTCCCTCGATGAAGTCTTCCCTTTACTGGATTTACAAGCATTATTTGTTGGTCAGTGGCAGTTTCGCAAACCTAGGGAGCAATCCAGGGAAGAATACGAGCAATTCCTAGCGGAAAAAGTTCATCCCATTTTGGCTGAGTGGAAAGGTAAGGTCATGGCAGAAAATTTACTCCATCCTACGGTGGTTTATGGTTATTTTCCCTGTCAATCCCAGGGCAATACCTTGTTAATTTATGACCCAGAATTGGTCAGCCAAAATAATGGCCAAATTCCCCCAGACGCAACGGCGATCGCCAAATTTGAGTTTCCCCGGCAAAAATCAGGGCGGCGGCTCTGTATTGCGGACTTTTTTGCTTCAAAAGAATCGGGGATTACTGATGTTTTTCCTTTGCAAGCGGTTACAGTGGGGGAAATCGCGACGGAATATGCAAGGAAACTTTTTGCTGGCGATAATTACACCGATTACCTCTACTTCCACGGCATGGCGGTGCAGATGGCGGAAGCTTTAGCGGAGTGGACTCACCAACGGATACGTCAGGAATTGGGCTTTGGCCATTTAGATCCAGATAACATCCGTGATCTTCTCCAGCAACGTTACCAAGGTTCCCGCTACAGTTTTGGTTATCCCGCTTGTCCCAACATGCAGGATCAATACACACAATTAGAATTGTTACAAACCGAACGAATTGGCTTGTATATGGATGAAAGTGAACAGGTTTATCCAGAACAATCCACCACGGCGATTATTTCCTATCATCCTGCGGCTAAATATTTCAGCGCTTAA
- a CDS encoding GNAT family N-acetyltransferase, whose product MVTLNETELLLVRGVQFRDLEDLDKLTDQQGVTSGRSLAGGLPQNLFWYGLLRALGCFPNPLQHLFHCFVAEQKPQGTIGGFVQVAPFNTSRSTWKIEQLSVQAQAIQPELVTDPKGMGSQLLRYCFQNVWEARTWVLDVDVNDKNILALYRQNGFQPLAQITHWSLSAELLTSLAQNDPDLPNLLPVSNADAALLCQLDCVSMPPLMRQVFDRHVADFKRRFLSSLLNRWQNWYTHQEEVSGYVFEPQRKAAIAYFKLTLSTDGQQAHQAELTVHPAYTWLYPKLLVKMAQLVQELPPQALMLESADYQHEREEYLEQLGAQRQQHRLLMSRSVWHKLKETKPERLQLSEVLQGLQPLPRTPIPSRISLLNLPLKSQKDRPDNQDKQANLGHEDLPENGHHI is encoded by the coding sequence ATGGTTACCCTTAATGAAACTGAATTGTTGTTGGTTCGGGGAGTTCAGTTCCGGGACCTGGAGGATTTAGATAAACTGACCGACCAACAGGGCGTAACTTCAGGCCGTTCTTTGGCAGGGGGGTTGCCCCAGAATCTTTTTTGGTACGGCCTGCTCCGGGCCTTGGGCTGTTTTCCCAATCCTTTGCAACATCTTTTCCATTGCTTTGTGGCGGAACAGAAACCCCAGGGTACCATCGGTGGCTTTGTGCAGGTGGCCCCATTCAATACCAGTCGATCCACCTGGAAAATTGAGCAACTATCGGTGCAGGCCCAGGCCATTCAGCCGGAGTTGGTCACAGATCCCAAAGGTATGGGTTCCCAACTATTGCGCTACTGTTTTCAAAATGTTTGGGAAGCCCGGACCTGGGTGTTGGATGTGGACGTCAATGATAAAAATATCCTGGCCCTTTACCGGCAGAATGGTTTTCAACCCCTAGCCCAAATTACCCATTGGTCTTTGTCGGCGGAACTGTTGACCAGTCTGGCGCAGAACGATCCCGATTTACCCAATTTGTTACCCGTCAGCAACGCCGATGCAGCCCTGCTCTGTCAGCTTGATTGTGTTTCCATGCCTCCTTTGATGCGGCAAGTGTTTGATCGCCATGTGGCGGATTTCAAGCGGCGCTTTTTGAGTTCCTTATTAAACCGCTGGCAAAATTGGTACACTCACCAAGAGGAAGTTAGTGGCTACGTGTTTGAACCTCAGCGTAAGGCGGCGATCGCCTACTTCAAACTCACTTTGTCCACCGACGGTCAACAGGCCCACCAGGCAGAGTTAACCGTACATCCTGCCTACACTTGGTTGTACCCTAAATTGCTGGTGAAAATGGCTCAACTAGTGCAAGAGCTTCCCCCCCAGGCCCTAATGTTAGAGTCAGCAGACTACCAACATGAACGGGAAGAATATTTGGAACAGTTGGGAGCCCAACGCCAGCAACATCGTTTGTTGATGTCCCGCTCCGTCTGGCACAAACTCAAAGAAACTAAGCCAGAGAGGTTACAACTTTCCGAAGTATTACAGGGATTACAACCATTGCCCCGCACCCCCATTCCCAGTCGTATTTCCCTGCTGAATTTGCCGTTAAAGTCCCAAAAGGATCGCCCAGATAATCAAGATAAACAAGCCAATTTGGGGCATGAAGATCTACCGGAAAACGGTCATCATATCTAA
- the yidD gene encoding membrane protein insertion efficiency factor YidD yields MMKKLLLTLIKLYRILISPLFPPSCRFQPTCSQYALDAVEIHGVWRGSCLALKRILRCHPLHPGGYDPVPNPEQGKISS; encoded by the coding sequence ATGATGAAAAAGTTGCTTTTAACTCTGATCAAACTCTATCGAATTTTGATTTCACCGTTATTTCCTCCTAGTTGTCGTTTCCAGCCCACCTGCTCCCAGTACGCCTTGGATGCGGTGGAGATCCACGGAGTTTGGCGGGGCAGTTGTCTAGCTCTGAAAAGGATTTTACGATGCCATCCTCTACATCCGGGGGGTTATGATCCTGTACCCAATCCGGAGCAAGGGAAAATTTCTTCTTAA